A single window of Paracoccus albus DNA harbors:
- a CDS encoding holin-associated N-acetylmuramidase: MKTVDEIAAEIVAREGGFVNDQDDPGGATKYGVTIGTMRRLGLDIDGDGHVNTADVKALSRDRAAAIFKRHYFERPGIGKLPTVLHATVFDMYVNAGANAVKILQRMVSRMGFPASDDGVIGPRTAAAVTAATKAAPDHIVDAYGIERRNYYYAIADGRPASRKYAKTRKGGKGGWIKRAESFISGRYRLTESQHRERTAAWA; this comes from the coding sequence ATGAAAACAGTGGATGAAATCGCGGCTGAAATTGTTGCCCGCGAGGGCGGCTTTGTGAATGATCAGGATGATCCGGGCGGGGCAACGAAATACGGCGTCACCATCGGCACCATGCGGCGGCTTGGATTGGATATCGACGGCGACGGTCACGTCAACACAGCGGATGTAAAGGCGTTGAGCCGTGATCGGGCCGCAGCGATCTTCAAGCGGCACTATTTCGAGCGGCCCGGAATCGGAAAACTGCCGACCGTCCTGCATGCCACGGTTTTCGATATGTATGTAAATGCGGGCGCAAATGCGGTGAAGATATTGCAGCGCATGGTCAGCCGCATGGGTTTTCCGGCGAGCGATGACGGCGTGATCGGACCGCGCACAGCAGCGGCGGTGACAGCTGCGACAAAGGCCGCGCCCGACCATATCGTCGATGCATATGGTATAGAGAGGCGCAACTATTACTATGCCATCGCCGATGGTCGCCCTGCCAGCCGCAAATATGCGAAAACCCGCAAGGGCGGCAAAGGCGGCTGGATCAAGCGCGCCGAGAGCTTCATCTCTGGCAGATACCGCCTGACAGAAAGCCAGCATCGCGAGAGGACCGCTGCATGGGCATGA
- the ccmE gene encoding cytochrome c maturation protein CcmE, with product MKSLKKKRRIQVILAATIALGLAAFLIGYGFRDGINLYRAPTQVMEEPPTDGEVFRLGGLVEDGSITRGDGEVISFRVTDGAYTIPVEFTGVLPDLFEEGQGMIGTGEMVGETFVASEILAKHDENYTPREVIDSLKETGVYEEPGS from the coding sequence ATGAAATCCCTTAAAAAGAAAAGAAGAATTCAGGTTATCCTTGCCGCTACCATCGCTTTGGGTCTGGCTGCCTTTCTGATCGGATACGGGTTCCGCGACGGGATTAACCTATACCGCGCACCAACCCAGGTCATGGAAGAGCCGCCTACGGACGGGGAGGTGTTTCGTCTGGGTGGGCTGGTCGAGGATGGCAGTATCACACGCGGCGATGGTGAAGTGATAAGTTTCCGCGTTACGGATGGCGCCTACACTATTCCGGTTGAGTTCACCGGCGTTCTGCCAGACCTGTTCGAAGAGGGACAAGGCATGATCGGCACCGGCGAAATGGTCGGAGAAACCTTCGTCGCCTCTGAAATTCTGGCCAAGCATGACGAGAATTACACCCCGCGCGAAGTCATTGATTCGCTGAAAGAAACGGGCGTCTACGAAGAGCCGGGCAGCTAG
- the murI gene encoding glutamate racemase, with protein MAVGVFDSGLGGLTVYKAIRDRLPDLPLVYFGDNAHAPYGVRTADDIYDLTCAATERLWDEGCDLVILACNTASAAALRRMQEKFVPEDKRVLGVFVPLIEALTERQWGDNSPPREVAVKHVALFATPATVASRAFQRELAFRAIGVDVEAQPCGGVVDAIEDGDEILAEALITSHVEALKRRMPHPEAAILGCTHYPFMQDAFQKALGADVTLFSQASLVADSLADYLQRRPEFSGSGTQSKCLTTGNPERVSSKATQFLRQRMAFESA; from the coding sequence ATGGCGGTAGGCGTTTTCGATTCGGGTCTGGGCGGGTTGACCGTTTACAAGGCCATCCGTGACAGGCTGCCCGATCTGCCGCTTGTCTATTTCGGCGACAACGCTCATGCGCCCTATGGTGTCCGCACTGCAGATGACATCTATGACCTGACCTGCGCCGCGACGGAACGGCTGTGGGATGAAGGCTGCGATCTTGTGATATTGGCCTGCAACACTGCTTCTGCCGCCGCGCTGCGCCGGATGCAGGAAAAATTCGTGCCAGAGGACAAGCGGGTCCTGGGGGTCTTTGTGCCTTTGATCGAGGCGCTGACCGAAAGGCAATGGGGTGATAACTCTCCCCCAAGAGAGGTTGCGGTGAAGCATGTCGCCCTGTTCGCTACGCCCGCCACCGTTGCCAGCCGCGCCTTTCAGCGCGAACTGGCCTTTCGCGCCATCGGCGTGGATGTCGAGGCGCAGCCCTGTGGCGGCGTGGTCGATGCCATCGAGGACGGCGATGAGATCCTTGCCGAAGCCCTTATCACCAGCCATGTCGAGGCGCTGAAACGCCGGATGCCGCATCCCGAAGCGGCGATCCTGGGATGCACGCATTACCCATTCATGCAGGACGCTTTTCAAAAGGCGCTCGGTGCGGATGTCACGCTGTTCAGTCAGGCCAGCCTGGTCGCCGACAGTCTTGCAGATTATCTGCAACGCCGCCCCGAATTTTCCGGTAGCGGGACGCAATCGAAATGTCTGACGACGGGTAATCCCGAACGTGTATCTTCCAAGGCGACGCAATTCCTGCGCCAGAGGATGGCCTTCGAATCTGCCTGA
- a CDS encoding indolepyruvate ferredoxin oxidoreductase family protein, producing the protein MGVPAQKAFSLADRFDLDKSQVLLNGTQALVRLMLMQHARDTRAGLNTAGLVSGYRGSPLGGVDLQMMKAEKLLAAENVMFQPGLNEDLAATAIWGSQQAELRGEGKYDGVFALWYGKGPGIDRTGDVMRHANMAGSSAHGGVVMAMGDDHTGESSTVLHQSDWAMVDAYIPVLSPAGVQEILDYGLYGFALSRFAGVWTGLKTMKDTVEATSVVDGNPFRLDFVTPDFKMPDGGLNIRLGDTPVLQEARMIDYKRFAAEAFSRANKIDRRIWGKPGAKIGFVAAGKNWLDLVHALALLGIDEAEADRLGLTTYKIGQTFPMDMKTFQEWSEPLDLVIVVEEKRKLIEVQVKEAIFDNRHGRRVIGWKHDRTGEEVFPTRYALDPVMIAEKLGGILIEEGRGTEGIRAGMEKLSAARRADNAPEIAVRTPWYCSGCPHNTSTRVPDGSRAYAGIGCHYMVQWMDRETSGFTHMGGEGANWVGEAPFSNRPHVFQNLGDGTYNHSGILAIRHAVDTNTNITYKILYNDAVAMTGGQPNEGGLTAPQIARELVAMGVKPVVVVYDDKEDVDPNQFDGLRMETRDKMMAVQKEMAEIGGTSAIIYIQTCAAEKRRRRKKGAFPDPDRRIWINPEVCEGCGDCGVQSNCVSVVPLDTELGRKRQIEQSSCNKDYSCVNGFCPSFVSVRGGKLKKPKAAAMDLPELPAPALPAIEGTHNLVITGVGGTGVVTIGAVLAQAAHIDGKGAGMMEMAGLAQKGGAVHIHLRLANQPEDISAIRVAVGEADCIIGGDLVVTAGAKTIGLMTHGRTGAVVNDHEIITGEFTKNREFQIPADRLKMSLEARLGDRVAFFDANKLAQSALGDSIYSNMLVLGAAWQQGLIPLTEQAILTAIELNGAKVEENKRAFAIGRWAMTDPEAVARATAPAKAAEKPDPVEYRAAFLVDYQDEAYAQRFRDLVAAAPQELREDVAEGYFKLLAYKDEYEVARLHLKTADGVAREFDGDTKLSFHLAPPILPGRDADGRPKKREFGAWILPAFRMLAKMKGLRGKPYDPFGWLAERRAERAAIAQFEDDMNTILPRVTPATVEIARELARLPLTVKGYGLIKDKAAEAAEARRAELLAAFEDGGTPLAHAAE; encoded by the coding sequence ATGGGGGTTCCAGCACAAAAGGCCTTTTCACTGGCCGATCGCTTCGATCTGGACAAATCGCAGGTACTGCTGAACGGTACGCAGGCACTCGTTCGATTGATGCTCATGCAACATGCGCGCGACACGCGCGCGGGGCTGAACACTGCAGGCTTGGTCAGCGGCTATCGCGGCAGCCCGCTGGGCGGCGTTGATCTGCAGATGATGAAGGCAGAAAAGCTTCTTGCCGCCGAGAACGTCATGTTCCAGCCGGGGTTGAACGAGGATCTGGCCGCGACGGCGATCTGGGGCAGCCAGCAGGCGGAACTGCGCGGTGAAGGCAAGTATGACGGCGTCTTCGCGCTTTGGTACGGCAAGGGTCCGGGCATAGACCGCACAGGCGATGTGATGCGTCATGCGAATATGGCGGGCTCCTCTGCCCATGGTGGCGTCGTCATGGCGATGGGTGATGACCATACCGGCGAAAGCTCTACCGTGCTGCACCAGTCGGACTGGGCGATGGTGGATGCCTATATTCCGGTTCTGTCGCCTGCCGGGGTGCAGGAAATTCTGGATTACGGTCTATACGGCTTTGCCCTGTCGCGTTTTGCGGGCGTCTGGACCGGGCTGAAAACCATGAAGGATACCGTCGAGGCCACGTCGGTTGTTGACGGCAACCCGTTCCGGCTGGATTTCGTGACGCCTGACTTCAAGATGCCGGATGGCGGGCTGAACATTCGTCTGGGTGATACGCCGGTTCTGCAAGAAGCGCGGATGATCGATTACAAGCGTTTCGCCGCCGAAGCATTTTCGCGCGCTAACAAGATCGACCGCAGGATCTGGGGCAAGCCGGGGGCCAAGATAGGCTTTGTCGCGGCCGGCAAGAACTGGCTGGATCTGGTCCATGCGCTTGCCCTGCTGGGCATTGATGAGGCAGAGGCAGATCGTCTTGGGCTGACCACCTACAAGATCGGCCAGACCTTCCCGATGGATATGAAGACCTTTCAGGAATGGTCGGAGCCGCTCGATCTGGTCATCGTGGTCGAGGAAAAGCGCAAGCTGATCGAGGTGCAGGTCAAGGAGGCGATCTTTGATAACCGCCACGGTCGTCGCGTGATCGGCTGGAAGCATGACCGCACGGGGGAAGAGGTTTTCCCGACACGCTATGCGCTCGACCCGGTGATGATTGCCGAAAAGCTTGGCGGGATCCTGATCGAAGAAGGGCGCGGCACAGAAGGCATCCGTGCCGGCATGGAAAAGCTGAGCGCCGCGCGCCGGGCGGACAACGCGCCGGAAATTGCGGTGCGGACGCCGTGGTACTGCTCTGGCTGTCCGCACAACACCTCGACCCGCGTGCCGGACGGCAGTCGCGCCTATGCCGGGATCGGCTGTCACTATATGGTTCAATGGATGGACCGCGAAACCAGCGGCTTCACCCATATGGGCGGCGAGGGCGCGAACTGGGTTGGCGAGGCGCCATTTTCCAACAGGCCACATGTCTTTCAGAACCTTGGCGACGGAACCTATAATCATTCGGGGATCCTGGCGATCCGCCATGCCGTCGATACGAACACCAATATCACCTATAAGATCCTGTATAACGACGCCGTTGCGATGACCGGCGGCCAGCCGAATGAAGGCGGGCTGACCGCGCCGCAGATTGCGCGGGAGCTGGTGGCGATGGGGGTCAAGCCTGTCGTCGTGGTCTATGACGACAAGGAAGACGTGGACCCCAACCAGTTCGACGGGCTGCGGATGGAAACGCGCGACAAGATGATGGCGGTTCAGAAGGAAATGGCCGAGATCGGCGGTACCTCTGCGATCATCTATATCCAGACCTGTGCTGCGGAAAAACGTCGCCGCCGTAAAAAGGGCGCTTTCCCCGACCCGGACAGGCGCATCTGGATCAATCCCGAAGTGTGCGAGGGCTGTGGCGATTGCGGGGTGCAGTCGAACTGTGTTTCGGTCGTTCCGCTGGATACGGAACTTGGCCGCAAGCGGCAGATCGAACAGTCGTCCTGCAACAAGGACTATTCCTGCGTAAACGGCTTCTGTCCCAGCTTCGTCTCTGTCCGGGGCGGCAAGCTGAAAAAGCCGAAGGCCGCGGCGATGGACCTGCCCGAACTGCCAGCACCCGCTCTGCCCGCGATTGAGGGTACGCATAATCTTGTGATCACAGGCGTTGGCGGCACCGGCGTTGTGACCATCGGCGCCGTGCTGGCGCAGGCCGCGCATATCGACGGCAAAGGTGCCGGCATGATGGAGATGGCCGGCCTCGCCCAGAAAGGCGGCGCGGTGCACATCCACCTGCGGCTGGCCAACCAGCCCGAAGATATCAGCGCTATCCGCGTCGCGGTGGGTGAAGCCGACTGCATCATCGGCGGCGATCTGGTGGTGACGGCGGGTGCCAAGACCATCGGCTTGATGACGCATGGCCGGACAGGCGCGGTGGTCAACGACCACGAGATCATCACTGGTGAGTTCACGAAAAACCGTGAATTCCAGATCCCTGCTGACCGGCTGAAGATGTCGCTTGAAGCACGGCTTGGCGACAGGGTGGCGTTTTTCGACGCGAACAAACTTGCGCAATCGGCCTTGGGCGATTCGATCTATTCGAACATGCTGGTGCTGGGTGCGGCGTGGCAGCAGGGACTGATTCCGCTGACCGAACAGGCGATCCTGACAGCGATCGAGTTGAACGGCGCCAAGGTCGAGGAAAACAAGCGGGCGTTCGCGATTGGCCGCTGGGCCATGACCGACCCCGAAGCGGTGGCACGGGCGACCGCACCCGCGAAGGCAGCAGAAAAGCCTGACCCGGTCGAATACCGCGCCGCCTTCCTTGTCGACTATCAGGATGAGGCTTATGCGCAGCGCTTCCGCGATCTGGTTGCTGCTGCGCCGCAGGAGCTGCGCGAGGATGTGGCAGAGGGTTATTTCAAGCTGCTCGCCTATAAGGATGAGTACGAGGTCGCGCGTCTGCACCTGAAAACGGCTGACGGCGTTGCGCGAGAGTTCGACGGCGACACGAAGCTGTCCTTCCACCTCGCCCCGCCGATCCTGCCGGGGCGCGACGCAGATGGCCGTCCGAAGAAGCGCGAGTTCGGCGCGTGGATCCTGCCCGCATTCCGGATGCTGGCGAAGATGAAGGGGCTGCGCGGTAAGCCCTATGACCCCTTCGGTTGGCTGGCGGAACGCCGTGCAGAGCGTGCGGCCATCGCGCAGTTCGAGGATGATATGAACACTATCCTGCCCCGCGTGACACCCGCCACCGTCGAAATCGCGCGAGAGCTTGCGCGGCTGCCGCTCACCGTGAAGGGCTATGGCCTGATCAAGGACAAGGCGGCCGAGGCGGCGGAGGCTCGTCGGGCGGAATTGCTGGCCGCTTTCGAAGATGGGGGAACGCCGCTGGCACATGCGGCGGAATGA
- a CDS encoding LysR family transcriptional regulator — protein sequence MDWDKLRIFHAVADAGSLTHAGDSLRLSQSAVSRQIRGLEEQLGVTLFHRHARGLILTEQGELLFNATSEMARKLDMAEARIRDSEEGVMGELKVTTATGFGTLWLVPRLNKLYSLYPDLKINLILEERVLDLPMREADVAIRMKEPSQSDLIRRRLLNIRMRLYATRSYLTDAGRPMSVPDLARHRVLCQDPAVPQVAAGKLLVQQLLEQNPRSLLMVNNYFGVLQAVLNDVGIGVLPDYLTADFPELVRVFDDVESGEVPVFLAFPEELRSSRRVIAFRDFVVDEIQSYRKAQSAA from the coding sequence ATGGACTGGGATAAGCTGCGGATTTTTCACGCTGTCGCCGATGCCGGCAGCCTGACACATGCCGGTGATTCGCTGCGCCTGTCGCAATCCGCTGTCAGCCGCCAGATACGAGGTCTGGAGGAACAGCTTGGCGTCACCCTGTTCCATCGCCATGCCCGCGGGTTAATTCTGACCGAGCAGGGCGAACTGCTGTTCAACGCCACATCCGAAATGGCGCGCAAGCTGGACATGGCCGAGGCGCGGATCCGCGATTCGGAAGAAGGCGTCATGGGCGAGCTGAAGGTGACCACGGCCACCGGCTTCGGCACGCTCTGGCTGGTGCCGCGGCTCAACAAGCTCTATTCGCTCTACCCGGATCTGAAGATCAACCTGATCCTTGAGGAACGTGTGCTGGACCTTCCCATGCGAGAGGCCGATGTGGCCATCCGCATGAAGGAACCCAGCCAGTCAGACCTGATCCGGCGGCGGCTGCTGAACATCCGGATGCGGCTTTATGCCACGCGCAGCTATCTGACCGATGCCGGTCGGCCCATGTCGGTGCCCGATCTGGCGCGGCACCGGGTGCTTTGTCAGGACCCTGCTGTGCCGCAGGTGGCCGCAGGCAAGCTGCTGGTTCAGCAACTGCTGGAACAGAACCCCCGCTCTCTGCTGATGGTGAACAACTATTTCGGCGTCCTTCAGGCGGTGCTGAACGATGTGGGGATCGGTGTTCTGCCTGACTATCTGACCGCCGACTTTCCCGAGCTTGTGCGGGTGTTTGACGATGTCGAATCTGGCGAGGTGCCCGTGTTCCTGGCCTTCCCGGAAGAACTGCGCAGTTCCCGCCGCGTCATCGCGTTCCGTGATTTCGTGGTGGACGAGATTCAATCCTATCGCAAAGCCCAAAGCGCGGCCTGA
- a CDS encoding heme lyase CcmF/NrfE family subunit, translating to MIAELGHFALILAFAVSLFQCIVPLIGAGRGWPAWMEAARPAAIAQFGLVGLSFAALTVAFVTSDFSVQLVYNNSHSAKPMIYKISGVWGNHEGSMLLWVLILALFGAAAAAFGEHLPPSLRARVLAVQAAIGAAFYGFIIFTSNPFLRFDVPPFDGRDLNPLLQDPGLAFHPPFLYLGYVGLSMAFSFAVAALIEGRVDAAWARWVRPWTLAAWVFLTIGIALGSWWAYYELGWGGFWFWDPVENASFMPWLLAAALLHSAIVVEKREVLKSWTILLAIMAFGFSLIGTFIVRSGVLTSVHSFASDPTRGVFILGILAVFVGGALTLFAARAGSMQAKGVFAPISREGALVLNNILLAVAALVVFVGTVWPLVAEMFFDRKLSVGPPFFEKAFTPFMIVLAFVLPVGAIIPWKRGNLRRVLMPLRGAIFLTLAVMILVFAVSTGRSGLAVIGAGLGAWLIFGALAELWFRTGSAGLSRLRRLPRADWGKALAHAGLGVTFIGISLLMAWQVEDIRTARIGESFQVGGYDITLSSVEELPGPNYISTTATLSVAKGGRAVAVLHPEKRIYPVQAMPTTEAGIDNGFFRDIYLVIGDEQQDGGWAVRSYIKPFANWIWFGCGFMALGGFISLSDRRYRVAAGARRKTAAAVPAE from the coding sequence ATGATCGCCGAGCTCGGACATTTCGCCCTCATCCTCGCCTTCGCGGTATCGCTTTTTCAGTGCATAGTGCCGCTGATCGGCGCCGGTCGCGGCTGGCCTGCGTGGATGGAGGCAGCGCGGCCAGCCGCAATCGCGCAATTCGGCCTTGTCGGGCTGTCTTTCGCGGCGCTGACCGTGGCCTTTGTGACCTCTGACTTCTCGGTGCAGCTGGTCTACAATAACTCTCACAGCGCGAAGCCGATGATCTACAAGATCTCCGGCGTGTGGGGGAACCATGAAGGCTCGATGCTGCTGTGGGTGCTCATCCTTGCCTTGTTCGGCGCTGCTGCCGCTGCATTCGGCGAGCACCTTCCGCCAAGTCTGAGGGCAAGGGTGCTGGCCGTTCAGGCGGCCATTGGTGCTGCCTTCTACGGCTTCATCATCTTTACCTCCAACCCATTCCTGCGCTTCGACGTGCCGCCCTTCGACGGGAGAGACCTGAACCCGCTGCTGCAGGATCCCGGCCTCGCATTTCATCCGCCGTTTCTCTATCTCGGCTATGTCGGCCTCAGCATGGCGTTTTCTTTTGCCGTGGCTGCCCTGATCGAAGGCCGGGTCGATGCGGCATGGGCGCGGTGGGTGCGTCCCTGGACGCTGGCGGCATGGGTGTTCCTGACGATCGGCATCGCGCTTGGTTCATGGTGGGCCTATTACGAACTGGGCTGGGGCGGATTCTGGTTCTGGGACCCGGTGGAAAATGCAAGCTTCATGCCCTGGCTGCTGGCCGCAGCGCTGCTTCACTCGGCGATAGTCGTGGAAAAGCGAGAGGTCCTGAAAAGCTGGACCATCCTGCTAGCGATCATGGCGTTCGGCTTTTCACTGATCGGCACGTTCATCGTCCGGTCCGGGGTCCTGACATCGGTGCATAGCTTCGCCTCTGACCCGACGCGGGGCGTGTTCATCCTAGGCATCCTCGCCGTCTTTGTTGGCGGTGCGCTGACACTTTTCGCGGCTCGCGCAGGCTCCATGCAGGCGAAGGGGGTTTTTGCCCCGATATCCCGCGAAGGGGCTTTGGTTCTCAACAATATTCTTCTTGCGGTCGCGGCTTTGGTCGTCTTTGTCGGCACCGTCTGGCCGCTGGTGGCAGAGATGTTCTTTGACCGGAAACTGTCTGTCGGGCCGCCCTTTTTCGAAAAGGCATTCACGCCCTTCATGATCGTTCTGGCCTTCGTTCTTCCCGTTGGGGCGATCATCCCCTGGAAGCGGGGCAATCTGCGTCGGGTGCTCATGCCGCTGCGCGGTGCCATTTTCCTGACGCTTGCGGTGATGATTCTGGTCTTCGCCGTCTCGACCGGGCGCAGCGGGCTGGCGGTCATCGGTGCCGGTCTGGGGGCCTGGCTGATCTTTGGCGCATTGGCTGAACTGTGGTTCCGCACCGGCTCTGCGGGGCTGTCGCGCCTGCGCCGCCTGCCGCGTGCCGATTGGGGTAAGGCGCTTGCCCATGCCGGTCTGGGTGTCACCTTCATCGGGATCAGCCTGCTGATGGCGTGGCAGGTCGAGGACATCCGAACCGCGCGCATCGGCGAGAGCTTTCAGGTCGGGGGCTACGACATCACCCTGTCTTCCGTCGAAGAACTGCCGGGCCCCAACTATATCTCGACAACAGCAACGCTGAGCGTTGCGAAAGGCGGGCGCGCGGTGGCGGTGCTGCATCCCGAAAAGCGCATCTATCCCGTGCAAGCCATGCCGACCACAGAGGCAGGCATAGACAACGGCTTCTTTCGCGACATCTATTTGGTGATCGGGGATGAGCAGCAGGACGGAGGATGGGCCGTGCGCAGCTATATCAAGCCCTTCGCGAACTGGATCTGGTTCGGCTGCGGTTTCATGGCGCTTGGCGGCTTCATCAGCCTGTCCGACCGGCGCTATCGCGTCGCGGCGGGCGCAAGGCGGAAGACAGCCGCTGCGGTGCCGGCAGAATGA
- a CDS encoding cytochrome c-type biogenesis protein, whose translation MKHLLLILLLVATPVLAVQPDEVLDDPVLETRARDISKLLRCPVCQGETIDESNAAISRDLRLYVRERLVEGDSNEEVIDAVTDRYGEFVLFEPRATGGNLILYLAGPLMALIAVILGWRFILSRREARTAESTTPLSPEEKARLAEIMKD comes from the coding sequence ATGAAACATCTGCTGCTGATCCTGTTGCTGGTTGCGACGCCGGTGCTTGCCGTGCAGCCGGACGAGGTGCTGGACGATCCGGTATTGGAAACACGCGCCCGCGACATTTCGAAGCTTCTGCGCTGCCCGGTTTGTCAGGGCGAAACCATCGACGAATCCAACGCCGCTATCAGTCGCGACCTTCGTCTTTACGTGCGCGAACGCCTTGTCGAAGGCGATAGCAACGAAGAGGTGATCGACGCCGTGACCGACCGCTATGGGGAATTCGTGCTGTTCGAACCCCGCGCCACAGGTGGCAACCTGATCCTTTATCTGGCTGGTCCGCTGATGGCGCTGATCGCGGTTATCCTCGGATGGCGCTTCATTCTCAGCAGACGCGAGGCCAGGACGGCAGAATCCACGACCCCGCTTTCGCCCGAGGAAAAGGCCAGGCTGGCCGAAATCATGAAAGATTAG
- a CDS encoding enoyl-CoA hydratase-related protein, with protein sequence MTYETITFAKKDGIATLMLNRPEVMNALSTKMRAEITQALESLDEDVRCVVMTGAGAGFCSGQDLSDAAAAADIEGTLRREYEPMLNAVINCRAPVIAAVNGVAAGAGANLALAADVVIAVESAYFTQAFTKIGLIPDAGGTWVLPRLVGNARAAGMMLFADKIPAPQAAEWGMIWQSVPEPEFVETVGARASQLASGPTGAYLSVREALRASGANDFATQLELEAKLQGKAGRSADFVEGVTAFQQKRQPSFTGR encoded by the coding sequence ATGACATATGAAACCATCACCTTCGCAAAGAAGGACGGAATCGCGACGCTGATGCTCAACCGTCCGGAGGTCATGAATGCGCTGAGCACGAAGATGCGCGCAGAAATCACACAGGCTCTGGAAAGTCTTGATGAGGATGTGCGCTGTGTCGTGATGACCGGGGCAGGGGCCGGTTTCTGTTCCGGGCAGGATCTCAGCGATGCGGCGGCCGCCGCCGATATCGAGGGCACGCTGCGCCGCGAATATGAGCCGATGCTGAACGCGGTGATCAATTGCCGCGCCCCTGTGATCGCCGCCGTCAATGGTGTCGCGGCAGGCGCAGGTGCAAATCTGGCACTGGCGGCTGATGTCGTGATCGCGGTCGAGAGCGCATATTTCACACAGGCTTTCACGAAGATCGGCCTGATCCCCGATGCTGGCGGCACGTGGGTCCTGCCGCGCCTTGTCGGGAATGCACGGGCTGCGGGCATGATGTTGTTCGCCGACAAGATCCCGGCACCTCAGGCGGCAGAGTGGGGGATGATCTGGCAATCCGTGCCAGAGCCGGAGTTTGTCGAAACGGTCGGTGCGCGGGCCAGCCAGCTCGCCTCTGGTCCGACCGGCGCTTATCTGTCGGTTCGCGAAGCGCTGCGGGCGTCGGGCGCCAATGACTTCGCAACTCAGCTTGAACTGGAAGCGAAGCTACAAGGCAAAGCCGGTCGCAGCGCCGATTTCGTCGAGGGTGTCACCGCCTTTCAACAAAAGCGGCAGCCAAGTTTTACGGGGCGTTAA
- the mgrA gene encoding L-glyceraldehyde 3-phosphate reductase, which produces MNYQPSANRYDKMVYNTCGKSGLKLPAISLGLWHNFGHDTSHETKRLICQAAFDSGITHFDLANNYGPPAGGAEEAFGEILRNDFRGYRDELVISSKAGWEMWDGPYGNGGSRKYLLASCDQSLARLGVDYVDIFYSHRFDPETPLEETMGALDQIVRSGKALYVGISSYNSEMTRKAEAILSELGTPCLIHQPSYNMFNRWIERDGLKDTLSELGIGSIVFTPLAQGMLTNKYLNGVPEGSRATSDSSLSQNMLTDEVLGNIRKLNAIAERRGQTLAQMAIAWVLRGGAITSALIGASRPQQVLDCVGALDNLDFTPAELEEIDQYAVEADINLWARSSNT; this is translated from the coding sequence ATGAACTACCAACCAAGTGCCAACCGCTATGATAAAATGGTGTACAACACTTGCGGCAAGAGCGGTCTGAAACTACCGGCGATTTCGTTGGGGCTTTGGCATAATTTCGGTCACGATACGTCCCATGAGACAAAGCGTCTTATCTGTCAGGCCGCCTTCGACAGCGGGATCACCCATTTTGATCTGGCGAACAATTATGGCCCGCCGGCCGGTGGCGCCGAAGAGGCCTTTGGCGAAATCCTGCGAAACGATTTTCGCGGCTACCGGGATGAATTGGTCATATCAAGCAAGGCCGGCTGGGAGATGTGGGACGGCCCATACGGCAACGGCGGCAGCAGGAAGTACCTTTTGGCATCCTGCGATCAGAGCCTGGCCCGACTTGGGGTCGACTATGTCGACATCTTTTATTCCCACCGGTTCGATCCCGAAACGCCGCTTGAGGAAACAATGGGTGCCCTTGACCAGATCGTTCGATCCGGAAAAGCGCTGTATGTCGGGATTTCCTCTTACAATTCTGAGATGACGCGGAAGGCAGAGGCGATCCTTAGCGAACTTGGAACGCCATGTCTCATTCATCAACCAAGCTACAATATGTTTAACCGGTGGATCGAACGAGATGGTCTGAAGGATACACTTTCCGAGCTTGGCATTGGTTCCATCGTCTTCACGCCGCTCGCCCAGGGGATGCTCACGAACAAGTATCTGAACGGCGTGCCCGAGGGTAGTCGAGCGACAAGCGATTCTTCTTTGAGTCAGAACATGCTGACCGATGAAGTGCTGGGCAATATCAGAAAGCTTAACGCAATTGCGGAACGGCGTGGTCAAACACTGGCCCAGATGGCAATTGCCTGGGTCCTGCGCGGCGGCGCAATCACCTCCGCCCTGATCGGGGCGTCACGGCCACAACAGGTTCTGGATTGCGTAGGGGCGCTTGATAACCTCGATTTCACCCCCGCAGAGCTCGAAGAGATTGATCAATATGCGGTGGAAGCGGACATCAACCTGTGGGCACGCTCTTCAAACACATAA